GTTCTTGTCCATGGCAACTAAAGCAGCTCTTTTATCCAGACAACCTCTCAAAAATGCATCAGTAGCCAGCGTCTCAGCAAACTTCTCTGGAGTATCAGGATACCCATCAACCGCCAACTCCTGTGCCCTCTCTGCAAAATCTCTCAAATTCTCTTCATTTTCTTGCCTCAAATCCTGTAATAATCTACGTAAAATATGGGGTAATTCCTTTTTACCAAATTTCTCATTAaatttctgacaaaacagtttaTAATTTGCCTGTAATGATTTAACCCTGTTACTGTAGTACTTCAGAGCCCTATCTCTTAAAAGTTCTATTAATTTGAACAATCTTTGCTCATCAGTCCATTTATATCTATCAGCTATGGTAGAAAACTGCAAAAAGTATGGTCGCCAGTCACTTTTGCCATCAAAAATAGCCAGCTTTGGAGCAGATGGACCATATTTGTCGGGAGTTGAAGGgggtttataattataatttactcCTGATTTAGATTCCCTGTCAGTTATTACCTTTTGAATTCTAGCAAGAGACTCTTGCTGTTCTATTTGAGATTGCATTTTCTCTGTTTTTTCATGATACCGGTCTAATTCCTTATCTTTAGTTTCAACCATTTCTCTAAAATGATTTAATTCTTGTTTTACCTTTTGTAAATATTCATCCCGCTCTTGCTCATACTGCAACCTTTGTTGTTCCAATATGGCCAGGTTCTTCTCTCTCAACTGGTCAGCCTGTAACTGAAAACTAACTACCATGTCAGAACGATCCTTTTCAATACTAGATATTTTATCCCTTAGTAATGCTACCGTTGACGCAAGATCTTCCCCCGATGGCTTAACTGCTTTAAAAGTTATTAGATTGTCCTTTAATAAAGATGCCCAAAGAGTACTCGAAATTTCTGTAATATCAAAGATGTTGTCTTCAGTAAGTGTACCTTTTTCTTCTCTTGCCCTTAGTATGGCATTTGCTTTAGCCTCCCCAATGCCTTTTAACGACTTAAGTTGTAAAAATGTAGCTGTGTTAATATTCACTGGTTCTGTCATGATTGAATAAATCtatttcttataaaatgaaataaatataagacACAATGTCTTGCTATATAATTAATCAGTAACACTGACTAAATTGTTAACAGGTTAAGTTTCAGTAACACTGACACTTGCCTGTATCTCTTTGTCATTGACAATGACAAAGAAAAATGTATCAATCAAAATTCAGTTTCTAAAATGATTAAATAATTGCCCAATAAATAATCAGTGAAACTGACAAAGGattattgacaattgttttaaacaCTTAGAAAATTATCCGTATATTTCGTCAATTTCGAATcttttattgtttcaaaattcaaaaagaaaaattttgCCGCTACAAAATCATTTCCGGTATTCTCCAGGTGAGTTGAAACAAACTTCTGACACCAATATAGTATTTGCTACTAGAACTTATATAATAAGTAAGGTTACCTTGAGTTATCCAAGTACGTGTATGGCAAATGGCAGATACGAGTTGAAGGTTAGACGTCTGTCTTCATCAAACTCTCTGGTTATTCTGCAATGATCAAAGTACTCACCACAGGAAGTTGACAGTCGCACTATAAGTCAATGTCCGGTTTCGGTGATATCAGATCCGGACAAGTCGATTACAACACACGTAttacatgtttgtttacaaataaaaatgtcacgtgatcgcgcactgacctcgcatgttgcatcccccttacaattcactaacacataaccattttcatgcaaacatgcaacgtgaatgtgattggttatcaaataatacaaaataatgcatgaaccgttgaagaagaaattatttcatcaaatagatgCGATTTTCCCTTTCGACACGAATCAATGGGTCGAGTTGACATTTCTGTCTtcggagatagtattgagataaatgggataaaacggaccgtcaaaaaggtctagagaagcacattaGTAGAACCtgaacattaataagtaatacttaccaaaatttctctaattgataaactatataactgaaatttcacaaaaataccgctaaataattttgttgatggtgatgaaaactggttaaattggcgcgtaaaaatattcttacttttattgcttcacgtaaaaaaaatgtatagaattgaattcgactacagttcagcataaaaaaacgtgaatatgcaaaagcctggtaatatgttgatgataaagtgtgtataaattttcgtaaacgaGGTTACCCGTATACTTCACCAAGagttacatttgagcgcaaagatCTGTATGTGTGATTCGGTTTATGTAACATCGTAGaacaatcggaactactcggcctttctggttgcacgaagtTATTGTACTGCATAGcgagaatggccgagtagttacgattgATCGTAGAACTCAAGGTCAAGGTACAACATGTTTATATTAACGGAtttttttgcgttgctattaaatcattgaggccacGTGATTgaagccatctatttttattgcgggttccacatatttaaatcggaattatagaaaaaatggaatgttgtgagcagaatcaaaacagaaatgatgaacactgcaacatttccagcaaaatataaataggatggaggatctgtgtattcacattatttgtaaaactctccttattcctgtgaagcgtgtgctttacatcgaggcttattatgctaatCATCGACGCCAcggtacttcaaccaatcagacaatgtttattttgggcattcgatcttttttaactcagattttggaatattttaatcgaaatcaTAGAAAAagggaatgttgttagtacatataaaatagaaaatgatgaatacttttagctaaagataatttggatgggggttatagtaaatagtaaatagtgtttttctttttatacgaccgcaaaatttgaaaaatttttcgtcgtatattgctatcacgttggcgtcggcgtcgtcgtcgtcgtcgtcgtcgtcgtccggcgtccgaatacttttagttttcgcactctaactttagtaaaagtgaatggaaatctatgaaattttaacacaaggtttatgaccacaaaaggaaggttggtattgattttgggagttttggtcccaacgttttaggaattaggggccaaaaagggcccaaataagcattttcttggttttcgcactataactttagtttaagtgaatagaaatctatgaaattttgacacaaggtttatgaccacaaaaggaaggttgggattgattttgggggttttggttccaacagtttaggaattaagggccaaaaaagggcccaaataagcattattcttggttttcgcacaataactttagtataagtaaatagaaatcaatgaaattttagcacaaggtttatgtccacaaaaggaaggttgggattgatttttggagttgaggtcacaacagtttatgaattaggggccaaaaaggggccctattaagcattatttttggtttttgcaccataactttagtataagtaaatagaaatctatgaaatttaaacacaaggtttatgaccataaaaggaaggttgggtttgattttgggagttttggtcctaacagtttaggaataaggggcccaaagggtccaaaattgaactttgtgtgatttcatcaaaaattgaattattggggttctttgatatgccgaatctaactatgtatgtagattcttaatttttggtcccgttttcaaattggtctacattaaggtccaaagggtccaaaattaaacttagtttgattttaacaaaaattgaatccttggggttctttgatatgctgaatttaaaaatgtacttagatttttaattattggcctagttttcaagttggtccaaatgggggtccaaaattaaactttgtttgatttcttcaaaaattgaataaatgggttctttgatatgccaaatctaactgtgtatgtagattcttaattttttggtccagttttcaaattggtctacattaaggtccaaagggtccaaattaaactaagtttgattttaacaaaaattaaattcttgggcttatttgatatgctttatctaaatatgtactttgatttttgattatgggcccagttttcaagttggtccaaatcaggattccatatcaagtattgtgcaatagcaagaaattttcaattgcacagtattgcacaatagcaagaaatatctaattgcacaatattgtgcaatagcaattaattttcaattggagttatctttctttgtatagaatagtagttgataatatatgttggaaatttgccagacatgactatgatgtcattttctatttttatttgccaataactttatgtaaataacttcattggaaatttgccaatataaaatgttgctgatgaagctttttttccttatcttatctaaaatgttttagataatgtatgttggaaatttgccagacatgactatgatgtcattttctatttttatttgccaataactttatgtaaataacttcattggaaatttgccaatataaaatgttgctgatgaagttttttttattgttttatacaataaacaatgtatattcacttttactaccaaccaatctttaccattcagtgataacaagcactttattttacattttaatattttatgatgtatttaaaagagtagttattgttgcaaactccattagaaatttgaattgatatcagttttggaaaaagggaaacggggatgtgaaaaaggggggggggttaaatttttctcatttcagatttcataaataaaaagaaaatttcttcaaacatttttttgagaggattaatattcaacagcatagtcaattgctcaaaggcaaaaaaaaacttttaagttcattagaccacattcattctgtgtcagaaacctatgctgtgtcaactatttaattttagatttaaataagaagaaatctttaattgatttgtaaaatcttgacatttgttttgtgtaaaaaaaacccatgtaatgtcaaaaatttgattacaatccaaattcagagctgtatcacgcttgaatgttttgtccatacttgccccaactgttcagggttcgacctctgcggtcgtataaagctgcgccctgcggagcacctggtttaatattagaaaatgattttttaatattagaaaatgattttttttatgttagaaaatgatttttttatattagaaaatgattttttgatattagaaaatgattttttaatattagaaaatgattttttaatattaaaaaatgattttctaatattaaaaaatgattttctaatattaaaaaatgattttctaatattagaaaatagcTCTTTTTGTCCACTTTGGCTTGCCATACATCTGCAAACATTATTCAAAGGGTTCCTGCAAGCATTTTGTTTGTAGCAGACCTGCAGCAAGTTTGCAGCAGATATGCTGCAAACATTTCAGTTCTGTAAGGGTAGTCACATTATAGGGGGGGGGGCtagggggtcccaataacagcaaaacagcaaattgatttggctcataacagataacaagaaattaaaatggaaaaaaaacagataacagtaaatgaaatattaaaataattcggtctttgacaaatcagtatttcttattacggatataatcctttgtaatgcattccattttttatgactatgtttttagtattaatttatgtatctagaatgtgtttaaattactactcaatatattataatattttttatacgctcgtttacggaacatattatggtatactgttgtccgtctgttgtcaacatgtcggacattaactcaaaatccctttaaccatttgcattaaactttgggaaattgtttatatctattgtctTGAGctccctttgtttttttttgtttttttttttttttataaattttagattttaagtttctgggtaatgggtttttattcaataaaattggtgtttttttcagttttctgccGATAATATcgcaaaaatgctttcacaaagcaaggaattttggtgaattgtttatatctataaaaatgaggtaactttcaatttttataaattttagattttacgtttctgagttaacgggttttattaattaaaaaggggtgattttccagttttcagacattaacacaaaaatgttttcagcagttctcatgacacgttggtgtattgtttatatatattgactgaagctcgatcactttgttgctaataaaaaaagtgacctaaaagagtttgaatattctgactttttctaaatgaccatttaattaggtgtgggattttttcttaataaaactatgaggcaaagtgtaatatagggtagaaaaatcaaaaacaccaattataagcatgcaatttatcaagtacttcgaacgaattttgacactctaaaagcaatttattccactattttcaaaggccttatttgaacaattttttttatcagctgaggtttttgattgtaccaagtgtactagtaagtagaatacataccGGTAGTTTAGTAGGGAagcaatggcttgaaacgaaataaatttgtttgtaatgagttatttgcagcttcggacccaagtacatggttggaactttcattgtacaatgcatttggttctgctttgaaaagaattacagagctgagtctatgtaccatattatataaaaggttaagtggttgttaggacctagtccttgtcagatattcctggccatatgttttcctcttgtcatattaagaattgttttaatttaatatgttcgtacggaaaacaaggaacatttattaaaaatttattctcatacaaaaaattaagataattctaaatacacattcataaaaaaaaaggaatttattacaaaggataatcataagatatacttgaattgtcctggacctcacttctgtgatgggtatatgttaatggaatccttctctgaatacgggacaaacatattagtagtggtagaccccaatggccaaagttcttcaatttataccgaatattgactgtcaaaaaaaatgctaatattccaattttcaataacagttaacagcaaatacattatcacttatcacaataacagataacaaaaaaactaaaagcccaataacagctaacaaagaataagacaataacagctaacagcaaatatattttcaaaataacagataacaaagaattaaattgccccataacagcataacagttaagccccttgccccccccccccctcattatAGTAAACAATCCAAAAAATTCCGTATTTTTCACTaatttaagattaaaaaataCATCAGTAttaattataaatcaaaattgattTAAATCAAACATTTGATAGTATTTCTTATCTGAAAATACAGAaggataaatatatattcaaaatgaaatctttcttttattcccGTTTACTAATTGATAACAGGTGCAGGTGCTCTCCAGCTACTGTGCATACATATCTCTATATTTCTTTGTTATAACAGGTATGTCAggtaagatgaaaaataaaaactggaaTGTGTACTAGACAAAAACAATTGATAAGAAACCAAACTCTTTCTGAATGACATTGTGTATTATAAACCTTGTCACCTCTTGGCCTTggaataactttttttttgctttagggagctaccatttgatttttagggggggggggctaggatgaaatttgaaaaaaataggcaggacaggagttttgagtaaaaaaaaaaaggcaggatgagacactttgctgcctttttttttttttgcaagtgtctcatcctgcctttttttttactcaaaactcctgtcctgcctatttttttcaaatttcatcctagccccccccccccataaaaatcaaatggtagctcccttaggtaaaaaaaagtcaggataaactaataacaaaaaggcaggaccgaatagagtgaaaaataaaaaggcaggacagagattacaactaaaaaaaaatccaggacaaaaattttcatcctagccccccccccccccccccccataaaaatcaaatggtagctcccttagggtTTATAGGTCAAGTGTCTTCAAGTGCAGGTTTAAAAAACAGAACTTCTAGAAATTTTGTATACATGTCAGTAGAACCTCGTGTCATAGAATTTGAGTTGTGGTATAAATAAGTAAAgagacattttattttttagagtGAAAGGATGGCTGAAGAGAAGGTTTTGAATTGGGGTATATGTGGTGCCGGAAAAATCAGCAATGATTTCTGTTCTGCAATGATGACATTGAGCAGATATGTCAAAGGGAACATAAGGTATTGtattaatgttttataaatacataatatttttttatatacaagttaGTGCACCTTTATCAGATGTTATATGTTTGATTGACTTTATCCCAGACGATTGCAATAGTTCAAAATACAGTGTTCAATTGATATTAGACATACACATGGGTTTTTGATGAGTTTATAAGAGTGTTtaaatcagaaaattaaaaagtatTAATTCTACTTTTTTGTTGAATCTTTATACATGTTGtaatttaatagttatcaaaggtaccagaattataatttagtacgccagatgcgcgtttcatctacataagactcatcagtgacgctcatatcaaaatatttatagagccaaacaagtacaaagttgaagagcaatgaggatgcAAAATTCCAGAAAGTTGTGcgaaatatggctaaggtaatctttgccttggataagaaaatccttagtttttcaaaaattacaaagctttgtaaacaggaaatttataaaaatgaccacattattgatattcatgtcaacaccgaaatgttgacaactgggctggtgataccctcagggacgattcgttcaccagtagtggcatcgacccagtggtgtaaatagttatcaaaggtaccaggattataattaagtagcCAGACACACGTTTCATCTACATGTAAATTAACCATCATCAAAATGATCAGGTGTCACCAAAAGTTTGAAAAACTGATGAACCCTTTTGAGAGCACAAAAAACAACTCATTTCAAGGTTGACTTTGCCTAAATTTTAACTTAACTTTCATCATGTTCAGTACGTATgttacaaaaaaattacaaacataaaatataattaaacgcATATGCATGCCAATACTCAAAATACTACATGCTTCTATGCAGATGATAATCTAGGGGAGTGATTATCCAATCTTTTAACAGTTTACAgttggttattttttatttttagattactGCTATTGCTGCCAGGTCACAAGAAAAAGCCCAAAAGTTTGCAGATATATTTGAAGCACCAAAAGCTTATGGTTCTTATACAGATGTAGCTAATGACCCAGAAATTggtttgtatttataatttttgatattcattttttgatgatgaTAGGAAATGTATTGATTCAGTGTATCAAAGGGTTAATATTGTATGTCTAGATTTGGAATCTCTTGCCATTATTGTCATGTTTTGATGAGTTAAAAAATTCCCCTTTTTAAATTCAGTATGATGCACTACAATTACATTGatagataaaatataaatgatgcacCTAGGATATTCCTTATGAGTTTCATGTATATGCTACTGTATCAGACAAACAGCAATTTCAAAATTGAAgtacaatgtaaataaataaaatgtgttttattgGCATGCTTGTGTTTTGTTGAATTTCAACACTACAGTCAGACATTGAATATATGGAGCAAACCTGATCAGGTTTGAGCCAGGTGGGTGAAAAGGTGAAATTTGTCAAACCTATAGCTTATTTATCGGCAATGGACATTTGAGCGCAttgacaggacatttgagcgaaaaaaaaaggacgtttgagcgccaaagtataggacatttgagcgcctaaattttaggacatttgagcgaaaataagaataagcgtaggacatttgagcgaaaacaagtcttggatagagaattgtcttattggcaatcataccacattttcttacgaatatagttcattaaatgaggagtttaccaacaaaaagattaaaacatattttaattgtaaaaaacaaagcactaaaaacaaagcacaGTCATAAAACaggagtttaccaacaaaaagattaaaacatcttttaattgtaaacaaagcactaaaaacaaagcactgtcataaaacataaaactcggCAACGGCATTATTTACAAGTCTGTTCGGGCTTGGAACTTATATCCCAGGCTTCTGACATAAAAATCCCTCgtaattttcgtaaattttacataAACCAGCCAGAACCGGTCGAATTACTCgggtgtgaaataaaataaaaaatatttataactaaatcttacttttttttcttacttttaaaaaaaaatcttaattcgtgtaaaattatcagggaaaatttcgctcaaatgtcctgtctgaaaactcaggtaaggttaatatcccggcgctcaaatgtcctatgaagtcggcgctcaaatgaccctatgtgcttttttctttttcgctcaaatgtcctatgcccTTATTTATATACCTTTTTGCTTTCAAGTGAGGTAAatttatagtatatatagttaatttttttaataaggaTTAAATGTAGATAGACAGTATACTTCAATCAGAAGTATTAGATataaaattttcagtttacagTGCTTAAAATTCTtacaaaattgtatgaaaaaaagCAACAACAAACGTTTTCACACTATAAGTCAATATGGGGGCCTCCCATTTTTCCAACAATATAATTTGGAACAGGTCTTACTGTTTGAgattttatttacagaaattgTCTACATCGGGGTGATACATACAGAGCATGTCAGATTGAGTATGATGATGTTAGAGGCTGGAAAACATGTGGTATGTGAGAAACCATTGGCACCAACCTGGCAAGAATGTAAAAAGGTCCTAGATTATGCCAAAGAGAAAAAACTACTGTTCCTTGAGGTAAGCTTATTGAGCTAGTTGTAAAATTTATGATTATGTACACAATATGCATTTTAATCTTTAGATAGGTCAGCATAATAAAGGCCAATGCAAAGATTACTTTCTTTTAGATTGTTATAGAAAACATGTATCTTAAGCAATGTAGATTTTCTTTGAAAAAGGtaattttgtgaaatttaaatttttgggaagaaaaaaatctataaaatatgaaTTTCTGACCCTTGTCAATTTTCTCCAAAATCTGTGTTATGAAATTCATTttggtcaaatatgtcaatttcaacaTACTTATGATGTCACAATGACATCACAGTTATTTTAGTTTTATGTCTATATTTAGGCAGTTTGGAGTAGATTCTTCCCAGTCTATGATGCAATCAAGGAGGAAGTAAATTCTGGGAAGCTAGGAGACATTTCCTTGGTAACCACACAATTCTGTGTTCCCATTATGTCAATAGATCGTTTATGCAAGAAGGATTTAATGGGTGGTGTACTTCTAGATATAGGAATCTACTGTATACAGTTTGCTTGTCATGTATATGGAGAGATGCCAGAAAAGATTATTGCAACTGGTAGCCTAAATGAGGAAGGTAATCACACGAGTCACCAAATACTTCAATAGTCTGctgttaaagggaaattccgcgattttttacttatcatctaattatg
Above is a genomic segment from Mytilus edulis unplaced genomic scaffold, xbMytEdul2.2 SCAFFOLD_141, whole genome shotgun sequence containing:
- the LOC139508009 gene encoding LOW QUALITY PROTEIN: trans-1,2-dihydrobenzene-1,2-diol dehydrogenase-like (The sequence of the model RefSeq protein was modified relative to this genomic sequence to represent the inferred CDS: deleted 2 bases in 1 codon) — translated: MAEEKVLNWGICGAGKISNDFCSAMMTLSRYVKGHKITAIAARSQEKAQKFADIFEAPKAYGSYTDVANDPEIEIVYIGVIHTEHVRLSMMMLEAGKHVVCEKPLAPTWQECKKVLDYAKEKKLLFLEAVWSRFFPVYDAIKEEVNSGKLGDISLVTTQFCVPIMSIDRLCKKDLMGGVLLDIGIYCIQFACHVYGEMPEKIIATGSLNEEGNHTSHQILQ